One genomic window of Notamacropus eugenii isolate mMacEug1 chromosome 6, mMacEug1.pri_v2, whole genome shotgun sequence includes the following:
- the CMKLR2 gene encoding chemerin-like receptor 2: MEEFDYFFDEFENYTYPFEYSQEELELEEKAHLGAVQWISLVLYSLAFILGVPGNAIVIWFTGFKWEKTVATLWFLNLAIADFIFVVFLPLYISYVAMNFHWPFGTWLCKANSFIALLNMFASVFFLMVISLDRYIHLIHPVFSQRYRTLKNALFVIGTIWLVAFMISGPSLYFRETLDLVNNHTICYNNFHQNDANIILMRHHILTWMKFVLGYLLPLLTMIICYSLLVFQVKRRATLTSSKHFWTILAVVLAFVVCWTPFHLFSIWELSIHHNSHFHHVLQAGLPLSTGLAFFNSCLNPLLYVLISKKFQARFRTSVAELLKHTLREVSWSGTTSEQFKHSEGKNLCLLEMAP; the protein is encoded by the coding sequence ATGGAAGAGTTTGACTATTTTTTTGATGAATTTGAGAATTACACCTATCCCTTTGAATATTCTCAAGAAGAGCTGGAATTGGAAGAGAAGGCTCACCTGGGAGCTGTGCAGTGGATCTCCCTCGTGTTATATAGCCTGGCATTTATCCTTGGGGTGCCAGGAAATGCCATTGTCATCTGGTTCACAGGATTTAAATGGGAAAAGACAGTCGCCACTCTGTGGTTCCTCAATCTGGCCATCGCAGATTTCATCTTTGTTGTCTTCCTACCTCTTTATATCTCCTATGTGGCCATGAATTTCCATTGGCCCTTTGGCACCTGGCTGTGTAAAGCCAACTCCTTCATTGCCTTATTGAACATGTTTGCTAGTGTGTTCTTTCTCATGGTGATCAGCCTGGACCGTTACATTCATCTGATTCACCCTGTCTTCTCTCAACGTTACCGAACGCTAAAGAATGCCCTTTTTGTCATTGGCACAATCTGGCTGGTGGCATTTATGATTAGTGGCCCTAGCCTATACTTCAGAGAAACTCTTGACCTTGTTAACAACCACACCATCTGCTACAACAATTTCCACCAGAATGATGCCAACATTATTTTAATGAGGCACCATATTCTGACCTGGATGAAATTTGTTTTGGGTTACCTCCTTCCCCTGCTCACCATGATCATTTGTTACTCACTTCTTGTCTTCCAGGTGAAGAGGAGAGCAACCTTAACCTCCAGCAAGCACTTCTGGACAATACTGGCCGTGGTGCTGGCCTTTGTGGTTTGTTGGACCCCCTTTCACCTCTTTAGCATTTGGGAGCTGTCAATTCACCACAACAGCCACTTCCACCACGTGCTTCAGGCAGGACTGCCCCTCTCTACTGGGCTGGCTTTCTTCAACAGCTGCCTGAACCCTCTTCTTTATGTCTTGATTAGTAAGAAGTTCCAGGCTCGCTTCCGGACTTCAGTTGCTGAGCTCTTAAAGCATACATTACGAGAGGTCAGCTGGTCTGGGACAACAAGTGAACAGTTTAAACACTCAGAGGGCAAGAACCTGTGCCTCCTAGAAATGGCACCATGA
- the EEF1B2 gene encoding elongation factor 1-beta: MGFGDLKTPAGLQHLNDFLADKSYIEGFVPSQADIAVFEAVSGPPPADLYHALRWYNHIKSYEKQKASLPGIKKALGKYGPADVEDATGSGATDSKDDDDIDLFGSDDEEESEEAKKLREERLAQYESKKSKKPAIVAKSSILLDVKPWDDETDMAKLEECVRSIQADGLVWGSSKLVPVGYGIKKLQIQCVVEDDKVGTDMLEERITAFEDYVQSMDVAAFNKI; the protein is encoded by the exons ATGGGCTTCGGAGATCTCAAGACGCCCGCGGGCCTGCAGCACCTCAACGACTTCTTGGCGGACAAGAGCTACATCGAGGG GTTCGTGCCGTCGCAGGCCGACATCGCCGTGTTCGAGGCCGTCTCGGGCCCCCCTCCTGCAGACCTGTACCACGCCCTCCGTTGGTACAACCACATTAAGTCCTACGAGAAGCAGAAGGCCAG CTTGCCGGGAATAAAGAAGGCTTTGGGCAAGTATGGGCCTGCTGACGTAGAAGACGCCACAGGAAGTGGAGCTACAGATAGCAAAGACGATGATGACATTGATCTCTTCGGGTCTGATGATGAGGAG GAAAGTGAAGAAGCAAAGAAGCTAAGAGAAGAACGCCTTGCTCAGTATgaatcaaagaaatcaaaaa aaCCTGCAATTGTTGCCAAGTCTTCTATCTTACTGGATGTCAAACCTTGGGATGATGAGACAGATATGGCAAAATTGGAAGAATGTGTCCGAAGCATTCAGGCAGATGGATTGGTCTGGGGATCTT CTAAACTAGTTCCAGTGGGATATGGCATCAAGAAGCTTCAGATACAATGTGTGGTTGAAGATGATAAAGTTGGGACAGATATGCTAGAGGAACGGATAACTGCCTTTGAAGACTATGTGCAATCCATGGATGTTGCTGCCTTCAATAAGATCTAA